A genomic segment from Candidatus Cloacimonadota bacterium encodes:
- the mutL gene encoding DNA mismatch repair endonuclease MutL produces the protein MPKINILSENVRNKIAAGEVIERPASVVKELVENSIDSGADSITVIVENGGKDMIQVIDNGEGMEPDDAMLALESHATSKIRNVDDIVHINSLGFRGEALPSIASVSKFTLLTRSRNLDVALRIEMNDGKLLDVMKTSSNPGTSIWVRGLFKSLPARRKFLRSETVELRHILKYFHYQAIIYPNISFKLIADSKEKLNYIGGNARIKRMSEIFGSSFFNDDIIEIDAAAETYAVSGYIFGLEERSDKLIDAQYVFINGRFINDKTV, from the coding sequence ATGCCCAAGATTAACATTCTCTCGGAAAACGTACGCAATAAAATAGCTGCTGGCGAAGTAATTGAAAGACCCGCCTCGGTAGTTAAAGAACTTGTGGAAAATAGTATTGATTCCGGTGCAGATTCCATAACCGTAATAGTGGAAAACGGTGGTAAAGACATGATACAAGTTATTGATAACGGTGAAGGAATGGAGCCCGATGATGCTATGCTCGCCTTAGAAAGCCACGCCACCAGCAAAATCAGAAATGTAGATGATATTGTGCATATAAACTCACTTGGTTTTAGGGGGGAAGCCTTACCATCCATAGCTTCGGTATCAAAATTCACGCTTCTTACTCGCAGTAGAAATCTGGATGTTGCCCTTAGAATAGAAATGAACGATGGGAAGCTGCTGGACGTGATGAAAACATCATCAAACCCCGGAACATCAATATGGGTAAGAGGCCTTTTTAAAAGTCTTCCCGCGCGTCGTAAGTTTCTCCGCTCTGAAACAGTGGAATTGCGACATATCCTCAAGTACTTCCACTATCAAGCGATTATTTATCCCAATATAAGCTTTAAACTAATAGCAGATAGCAAAGAAAAACTAAACTATATTGGCGGAAACGCCCGCATCAAGCGCATGAGCGAGATTTTTGGCTCCAGCTTTTTCAATGACGATATTATTGAAATTGACGCTGCTGCAGAGACTTACGCTGTTAGTGGCTATATCTTTGGCCTGGAAGAACGCTCAGATAAGCTTATCGATGCCCAATATGTGTTCATTAATGGCAGATTTATAAACGATAAAACAGT